From the candidate division WOR-3 bacterium genome, the window TTCCATCCAGAAGCGCGGGGTTTGCTCGGCTGGTTCTAATCCGGGAGAGTTCCCCAGCAAAAAGGTCAAGGGTTTTTTGCATCTTTTCCCGAGTTATTTTATAGATATCTTCTAACATATCCAACTCCCAACCTTTTCTTTATTTAGTATCCTCCGGATATTACCTTCCTGAAAGATATCAAAGACCACCAGAGGCACCTTTGCCTCCGCTAAAAGGAGCAAAGCGGTCTGGTCCATAACTTCTAACCTCTCCCTTAAAACCCTCTCGTAGGTAAGTTCTTTATAAAATTTGGCGTTTCTAAATTTTTCCGGGTCTTTAGAATATACCCCTTTAACCCTTGTCCCCTTCATCACCAACTCTACTTTTAACTCAACCGCCCTTAGGGCACAAGCGGTATCGGTTGAGAAAAATGGGTTACCGGTTCCCCCAGAGATAATGACCGGACGGCAAGCGAGAAAAGCCCCTTCCGCCTTCTCTTTAGAATAACCTTCCACGACACCAGGAATAGGCAGAGAAGAGAGATGAAAAGGGTCACAATAACGGCGCAGGGTCTCTTCTAATAAGAGGCCATTGATGACGGTTGACAAAAGTCCAATCCGGTCAAAAAGAAGTCTCTTTTCCCAATCGGCAGTTCGGCCCCGAATTAAATTCCCTCCACCCACAACTAAAGCCCTTTTGACCGGAAGATGGGCAATTTCCCGACAGATGCGGTTGAGAGTCGACGGCGATCGAAAAACCTCCCCCGTGATTTTTAAGACGAAACTGTTAAATTTAAGGTCAGAATCTTCACTCACCAATTTTAAAGCGGACGAAACGCCGAATTTTAATATTCTCCCCGAATTTGGCGATGTGCTCTTTGACAAAATCCTTAACCTTCATCTCCGGATTCTTAATATAAGGTTGTTCTAAAAGGCAGACATCCTCATAAAATTTTGCCAATTTGCCACTAATAATTTTTTCAATCACCGCTGGTGGTTTTTTGCTGTCGGCAATCTGGCTCTCGTAGATTCTCCTCTCCCGTTCCAAAACCTCCTTCGGCAAATCCTCCGGCGAAATAGCCATCGGGTCGGTAGCCGCAATCTGCATCGCCAATTCGTGAACAAACTTCCGAAACTCCTGATTCCGGGCAACAAAATCACTCTCGCAATTCACTTCTAAGAGCACCCCTAACTTTTCTCCGGGA encodes:
- a CDS encoding UMP kinase — translated: MSEDSDLKFNSFVLKITGEVFRSPSTLNRICREIAHLPVKRALVVGGGNLIRGRTADWEKRLLFDRIGLLSTVINGLLLEETLRRYCDPFHLSSLPIPGVVEGYSKEKAEGAFLACRPVIISGGTGNPFFSTDTACALRAVELKVELVMKGTRVKGVYSKDPEKFRNAKFYKELTYERVLRERLEVMDQTALLLLAEAKVPLVVFDIFQEGNIRRILNKEKVGSWIC
- the tsf gene encoding translation elongation factor Ts, producing MEIPLEKIKELRQRTGAGILECKTALLETNCDVEKAIELLRKKGIARAEKKLERPTAEGVVDAYIHPGEKLGVLLEVNCESDFVARNQEFRKFVHELAMQIAATDPMAISPEDLPKEVLERERRIYESQIADSKKPPAVIEKIISGKLAKFYEDVCLLEQPYIKNPEMKVKDFVKEHIAKFGENIKIRRFVRFKIGE